One segment of Mycobacterium spongiae DNA contains the following:
- a CDS encoding arabinosyltransferase domain-containing protein, with protein MPHDGNERSPRIARLLAVVSGIVGLLACAVVPLLPVTQTTATILWPQGATANGNITQVTAPLVSGAPRALDISIPCSAMATLPAKGGLVLSTLPADGVDTGKSGLFVRANKNTVVVAFRDSVAAVAPRSEIAAGRCSVLHIWADIGQAGADFVGIPGAAGTLPAEKKPQVGGIFTDMKVAAQPGLSARVDIDTRFITRPTALKTIVMVLGSLAVLGAILAMAALDRLSRGGDTLRNWRSPISWLSRHRPRVRRPSCWRVGVATWLTDAGVIATLLLWHLIGAISSDDGYNLTIARVAPAAGYVANYYRYFGTTEAPFDWYLGVLSDMASVSTASVWMRLPATLAGIACWLIISRFVLRRLGPGTGGLAANPVAVFTAGAVFLAAWLPFNNGLRPEPLIALGTLVTWMLVERAIGLQRLAPAAVAVIVAMLTAMLAPQGLVAVAALLTGARAVAQPIRRRRASDGLLAPLAVLAASLSLITVVVFRNQTLATVAESARIKYKVGPTIAWYQDLLRYYFLTVETNIEGSMSRRFAVLVMLLCLFGALVVLLRRGRVPGLATGPAWRLIGTTAVGLLLLTFTPTKWAVQFGAFAGLAGALGAVTAFTFARIGLHSRRNLTLYVTALLFLSAWATSGINGWFYVGNYGVPWYDIQPVIAGRPVTTMLLVLSILTGLVGAWQHFRMDYAGHTEVKDNRRNRILASTPLLVVAVIMVLGEVGSMAKAAVFRYPLYTTAKANLAATLSATSSSSQSCAMADAVLAEPDPNTSLLPPVPGQTFGPDGPLGGSNPVGFTPKGVGEDLKSDPVVTKPGLVNSDASPNKPNAAISDSAGTAGGKGPVGINGSHAALPFGLDPARTPVMGSYGADDLAATATSAWYQLPPRAPDRPLVVVTAAGEIWSYKEDGDFIYGQSLRIQWGVTGPDGTTAPLGLEFPIDIGPPPAWRNLRFPLASAPPEANAARIVANDPNLSPEQWFAFTPPRVPVLETLQQLIGSRTPVLMDIATAANFPCQRPFSEHLGIAELPQYRILPDHKQTAASSNLWQSGETGGPFLFTQALLRTSTIATYLQGDWYRDWGSVEQYYRLVPAEKAPEAAVDVGAITVPGWSRQGPIRALP; from the coding sequence GTGCCCCACGACGGAAATGAGCGGTCTCCGCGGATCGCCCGCCTCCTAGCCGTCGTCTCCGGAATCGTGGGGCTGCTGGCATGCGCCGTCGTTCCGCTGCTTCCGGTCACCCAGACCACGGCGACGATCCTGTGGCCCCAGGGCGCGACCGCGAACGGCAACATCACCCAAGTCACCGCCCCCTTGGTGTCCGGCGCGCCGCGAGCGCTGGACATCTCCATCCCCTGCTCGGCGATGGCTACCCTGCCCGCCAAGGGCGGTCTGGTGTTGTCGACGCTCCCGGCCGACGGTGTCGATACCGGCAAGAGCGGGCTCTTCGTGCGCGCCAACAAGAACACCGTCGTCGTCGCATTCCGCGACTCGGTGGCCGCGGTGGCGCCCCGCTCGGAGATCGCGGCGGGCCGCTGCAGCGTGCTGCACATCTGGGCCGACATTGGCCAAGCCGGCGCAGACTTCGTCGGCATCCCGGGCGCGGCCGGCACACTGCCCGCCGAAAAGAAACCCCAGGTGGGCGGGATCTTCACCGACATGAAAGTCGCCGCCCAGCCCGGCTTGTCGGCGCGCGTGGACATCGACACCCGCTTCATCACGAGACCGACGGCCCTCAAGACGATCGTGATGGTCCTGGGTTCGCTGGCAGTCCTCGGCGCCATCCTTGCCATGGCCGCCCTGGATCGGCTCAGCCGAGGCGGCGACACTCTGCGCAACTGGCGCTCGCCGATCTCCTGGCTGTCGCGACATCGGCCGCGGGTGCGCCGACCCTCCTGCTGGCGCGTCGGCGTGGCGACGTGGCTCACCGATGCCGGCGTGATCGCCACCCTGCTGCTCTGGCACCTCATCGGCGCGATCTCATCCGATGACGGCTACAACCTGACCATCGCCCGCGTCGCACCGGCGGCCGGCTATGTGGCCAACTACTACCGATACTTCGGGACAACCGAGGCACCCTTCGACTGGTATCTCGGTGTGCTGTCCGACATGGCCTCGGTGAGCACGGCCAGCGTGTGGATGCGCCTGCCGGCCACGCTGGCCGGTATCGCCTGCTGGCTGATCATCAGCCGCTTCGTTCTTCGGCGGCTGGGACCGGGAACCGGCGGGCTGGCAGCCAATCCGGTGGCGGTCTTCACCGCTGGCGCGGTGTTCTTGGCCGCCTGGCTGCCGTTCAACAATGGACTGCGGCCCGAGCCGTTGATCGCGCTGGGAACGCTCGTGACCTGGATGCTGGTCGAACGCGCGATCGGGCTGCAGCGACTCGCTCCGGCCGCGGTCGCCGTCATCGTGGCCATGCTCACCGCGATGCTGGCGCCGCAAGGACTGGTCGCGGTGGCCGCGCTGCTGACCGGTGCGCGCGCGGTCGCCCAGCCGATCCGGCGGCGCCGGGCCTCCGATGGGCTGTTGGCGCCCCTGGCGGTGCTTGCGGCATCACTGTCGCTGATCACTGTGGTGGTGTTCCGCAACCAGACGCTGGCCACGGTGGCCGAGTCCGCGCGCATCAAGTACAAGGTCGGGCCGACGATCGCTTGGTACCAAGACCTGCTGCGGTACTACTTCCTCACCGTCGAGACCAACATCGAGGGATCGATGTCGCGGCGATTCGCGGTCCTGGTCATGCTGCTGTGCCTGTTCGGTGCGCTGGTGGTGCTGCTGCGCCGCGGCCGGGTGCCCGGTTTGGCCACGGGCCCGGCCTGGCGGTTGATCGGCACCACCGCCGTGGGTCTGCTGCTGCTGACGTTCACGCCCACCAAGTGGGCCGTACAGTTCGGCGCGTTCGCCGGGCTGGCCGGCGCCCTCGGGGCCGTCACCGCGTTCACGTTCGCCCGTATCGGCCTGCATAGCCGCCGCAATCTGACGCTGTATGTCACCGCGTTGCTGTTCCTGTCGGCGTGGGCCACCTCGGGCATCAACGGGTGGTTCTATGTCGGCAACTACGGGGTGCCGTGGTACGACATCCAGCCAGTCATCGCCGGTCGCCCCGTGACAACGATGCTCTTGGTGTTGTCGATCCTCACCGGCCTCGTGGGCGCCTGGCAGCACTTCCGGATGGACTACGCCGGGCACACCGAAGTCAAAGACAACCGCCGCAACCGCATTCTGGCGTCCACGCCGCTGCTGGTGGTCGCGGTGATCATGGTCCTGGGCGAAGTCGGCTCGATGGCCAAGGCCGCGGTGTTCCGCTACCCGCTCTACACCACCGCCAAGGCCAACCTGGCCGCGACGCTGTCGGCGACCTCCTCCTCGTCGCAAAGTTGCGCGATGGCCGACGCCGTGTTGGCCGAACCCGACCCCAATACCTCCTTGCTGCCACCCGTTCCGGGTCAGACCTTCGGTCCGGACGGCCCGCTCGGTGGCAGCAATCCCGTCGGCTTCACACCCAAAGGCGTGGGCGAGGACCTCAAGTCCGACCCGGTGGTGACCAAACCGGGGCTGGTCAACTCCGACGCGTCACCCAACAAGCCCAACGCCGCCATCAGTGACTCAGCCGGCACCGCCGGCGGAAAGGGACCGGTCGGGATCAATGGGTCGCACGCGGCGCTGCCGTTCGGGCTGGATCCGGCGCGTACCCCGGTCATGGGCAGCTACGGCGCCGACGACCTGGCCGCCACGGCCACCTCGGCGTGGTATCAGTTGCCGCCGCGCGCTCCGGACCGGCCACTTGTGGTAGTCACCGCGGCCGGCGAAATCTGGTCATACAAAGAAGACGGCGACTTCATCTACGGGCAGTCGTTAAGAATCCAGTGGGGCGTCACCGGCCCCGACGGCACCACCGCCCCCCTCGGTCTGGAATTCCCGATCGACATCGGGCCACCCCCCGCATGGCGCAACCTGCGCTTCCCGCTCGCGTCGGCCCCGCCGGAGGCCAACGCGGCGCGCATCGTCGCCAACGACCCCAACCTGAGCCCCGAACAGTGGTTCGCGTTTACGCCGCCCCGAGTGCCCGTCCTTGAAACGCTGCAACAGTTGATCGGGTCGCGGACTCCGGTGCTGATGGACATCGCCACCGCGGCCAATTTTCCTTGCCAGCGGCCGTTCTCCGAGCATCTGGGGATCGCCGAACTCCCGCAGTACCGCATCCTGCCCGACCACAAGCAAACGGCGGCGTCGTCGAATCTGTGGCAGTCCGGCGAGACCGGCGGTCCGTTCCTGTTCACCCAGGCGCTGCTGCGAACATCGACGATTGCCACCTATCTGCAAGGCGACTGGTATCGGGACTGGGGATCGGTGGAGCAGTACTACCGCCTGGTGCCGGCCGAGAAAGCACCGGAAGCCGCCGTCGATGTAGGCGCGATCACCGTACCCGGCTGGAGCCGGCAAGGACCGATTAGGGCCCTCCCATGA
- the embB gene encoding arabinosyltransferase EmbB — protein MSVTNDHQQANAAAPEHARSNVRLLRWVATVAGLIGFALSVATPLLPVVQTTAMLNWPQNGQLDSVTAPLISLTPVDLKASVPCSVVRDMPAKGGVVLGTAPKQGKDANLQALFLVVSRDRVDVTDRNVVILSVPRDRVVSQQCERIEITSTRAGTFATFVGLKDPAGQPLRSGYPDPNLRPQIVGVFTDLAGPAPPGLQLSATIDTRFSTAPTNLKLLAIIGAIVATVVALVALWRLDQLDGRRMRRLIPASWRNFTMADATVIFGFLLWHFIGANSSDDGYILGMARVAERAGYMSNYFRWFGSPEDPFGWYYNLLALMTHVSDASLWMRLPDLFAGLVCWLLLSREVLPRLGPAVAASRPAAWAAGMVLLTAWMPFNNGLRPEPIIALGSLVTYVLIERSMRYSRLTPAALAIVTAAFTLGVQPTGLIAVAALVAGGRPILRILVRRHRLVGTLPLVAPMLAAGTIILTVVFADQSLSTVLEATRIRTQIGPSQAWYTENLRYYYLILPTVDGSLSRRFGFLITALCLFTAVFIMLRRKRIPGVARGPAWRLMGVIFGTMFFLMFTPTKWVHHFGLFAAVGAAMAALATVLVSPSVLRWSRNRMAFLAALLFLLALCFATTNGWWYVSSYGVPFNSTMPKIAGITVSTIFFALFAIAVLYAAWLHFAPRGSGEGRLARALTSAPVPIAAGFMALVFVASMVAGIVRQYPTYSNGWSNLRAFVGGCGLADDVLVEPDANAGYMQALPDHSGSWGPLGPLGGTDPVGFSPNGVPKHTVAEAIVMKPNQPGTDYDWDAPTTLKTPGINGSTVPLPYQLDPGRVPLAGTYTTGPQQQSKLASAWYPLPKPDDGHPLVVVTAAGKIAGNSVLHGYTPGQTVVLEYARPGRGPLVPAGRLVPDDLFGEQPKAWRNLRFARDKMPADAVAVRVVAEDLSLTPEDWIAVTPPRVPELRSLQEYVGSTQPVLLDWAVGLAFPCQQPMLHVNGVTEIPKFRITPDYLAKKLDTDTWEDGVNGGLLGITDLLLRAHVMATYLSRDWARDWGSLRKFDTLVDAPPARLDLGTATRSGLWSPGKIRIAP, from the coding sequence ATGAGTGTCACGAACGACCACCAGCAGGCCAACGCCGCGGCTCCCGAACACGCCCGGAGCAATGTGCGACTGCTGCGCTGGGTGGCGACGGTCGCTGGCTTGATCGGCTTCGCGCTGTCGGTCGCCACGCCGCTGCTGCCCGTCGTTCAGACCACCGCGATGCTCAACTGGCCGCAAAACGGGCAACTCGACAGCGTGACGGCGCCGTTGATCTCACTCACGCCGGTCGACCTGAAGGCCAGCGTGCCGTGCAGTGTGGTGCGAGACATGCCGGCCAAGGGCGGAGTGGTGCTGGGCACCGCGCCGAAGCAAGGCAAGGACGCCAACCTTCAGGCGCTATTCCTCGTGGTGAGCCGCGACCGCGTGGACGTCACCGACCGCAATGTGGTGATCCTTTCCGTGCCGCGCGACCGGGTGGTGTCGCAACAATGCGAGCGCATCGAGATCACCTCCACACGCGCCGGTACTTTCGCCACCTTTGTCGGGCTCAAGGATCCAGCGGGTCAGCCGTTGCGCAGCGGTTACCCCGATCCGAACCTGCGACCGCAGATCGTCGGAGTATTCACCGACTTGGCCGGTCCCGCTCCGCCGGGTCTGCAGCTTTCGGCGACGATCGACACCCGGTTCTCCACCGCACCGACGAACCTGAAGCTACTGGCCATCATCGGTGCAATTGTGGCCACCGTCGTCGCGCTCGTCGCGTTGTGGCGCCTCGACCAGCTGGACGGCCGCCGGATGCGCCGGCTGATCCCGGCGAGCTGGCGCAACTTCACCATGGCCGACGCGACGGTGATCTTCGGGTTCCTCCTCTGGCACTTCATTGGGGCCAACTCGTCCGACGACGGTTACATCCTGGGCATGGCGCGGGTCGCCGAACGCGCCGGCTACATGTCCAATTACTTCCGCTGGTTCGGCAGCCCCGAGGACCCGTTCGGCTGGTACTACAACCTGCTGGCGTTGATGACCCACGTCAGCGACGCCAGCCTGTGGATGCGGCTACCGGACCTGTTCGCCGGTCTGGTGTGCTGGCTGCTGCTGTCGCGTGAGGTGCTGCCCCGGTTGGGGCCGGCGGTCGCGGCCAGCAGGCCTGCCGCCTGGGCAGCCGGCATGGTGTTGCTGACGGCGTGGATGCCGTTCAACAACGGTCTTCGCCCGGAACCGATCATCGCGCTCGGCTCGCTGGTCACCTACGTGCTGATCGAGCGGTCCATGCGGTATAGCCGCCTGACCCCGGCGGCCCTGGCAATCGTCACCGCGGCGTTCACGCTGGGTGTGCAACCCACCGGTCTGATTGCGGTGGCCGCCTTGGTAGCCGGCGGCCGGCCGATCCTGCGGATCTTGGTGCGCCGCCATCGCCTGGTCGGCACGCTACCGTTGGTGGCGCCGATGCTGGCCGCCGGCACCATCATCCTCACCGTGGTGTTTGCCGACCAGTCCCTGTCAACGGTGTTGGAAGCCACCAGGATTCGCACCCAGATCGGACCTAGCCAGGCCTGGTACACCGAGAACCTGCGCTACTACTATTTGATCCTGCCCACCGTCGACGGCTCGCTGTCGCGCCGATTCGGCTTCCTCATCACCGCGCTGTGCCTCTTCACGGCCGTGTTCATCATGTTGCGGCGCAAGCGGATTCCCGGTGTGGCGCGGGGGCCGGCGTGGCGGCTGATGGGCGTCATCTTCGGCACCATGTTCTTCCTGATGTTCACCCCTACCAAGTGGGTGCACCACTTCGGCCTTTTCGCCGCGGTGGGTGCGGCGATGGCGGCGCTCGCGACCGTATTGGTATCTCCATCGGTGCTGCGATGGTCACGCAACCGGATGGCATTCCTGGCGGCGTTGTTGTTCCTGCTGGCGTTGTGTTTCGCCACCACCAACGGCTGGTGGTATGTCTCCAGCTATGGCGTGCCGTTCAACAGCACGATGCCGAAGATCGCCGGAATTACAGTCAGCACAATATTTTTCGCGCTCTTCGCAATCGCCGTGCTGTATGCGGCATGGCTGCATTTTGCTCCCCGCGGCAGTGGCGAGGGCCGGTTGGCCCGCGCATTGACCTCAGCCCCGGTGCCCATCGCCGCTGGGTTCATGGCGCTGGTCTTTGTTGCATCGATGGTGGCCGGGATCGTGCGCCAGTACCCCACCTACTCCAATGGTTGGTCCAACCTGCGGGCCTTTGTGGGCGGCTGCGGCCTGGCCGACGACGTGCTCGTCGAACCGGACGCAAACGCCGGCTACATGCAGGCGTTGCCCGACCATTCGGGTTCTTGGGGTCCGTTGGGTCCACTGGGCGGCACCGACCCGGTGGGATTCTCGCCCAACGGAGTACCGAAACACACTGTGGCCGAGGCGATCGTGATGAAGCCGAACCAGCCCGGCACGGACTACGATTGGGACGCTCCGACCACATTGAAGACACCAGGTATCAATGGGTCGACGGTGCCGCTGCCCTACCAACTCGATCCCGGACGGGTTCCGCTGGCCGGCACGTACACCACCGGACCGCAGCAACAGAGCAAGCTCGCATCGGCCTGGTACCCGCTGCCGAAACCAGACGACGGGCACCCACTGGTCGTGGTCACCGCCGCCGGCAAGATCGCCGGAAACAGCGTCTTGCACGGGTACACGCCCGGGCAGACGGTGGTCCTGGAGTACGCCAGACCCGGTCGGGGTCCGCTGGTGCCCGCCGGGCGGCTGGTCCCCGACGATCTGTTCGGAGAGCAACCCAAGGCCTGGCGTAATCTGCGCTTTGCCCGCGACAAGATGCCCGCCGACGCCGTCGCGGTCCGGGTAGTGGCCGAGGACCTGTCGTTGACGCCGGAGGACTGGATCGCGGTGACCCCGCCGCGAGTGCCGGAGCTGCGCTCGCTGCAGGAATACGTCGGCTCGACGCAGCCAGTTCTGCTGGATTGGGCTGTCGGACTGGCATTTCCGTGTCAGCAACCGATGTTGCACGTCAACGGCGTCACCGAGATCCCGAAGTTCCGGATCACGCCCGACTATCTGGCCAAGAAGCTGGACACCGACACCTGGGAAGACGGCGTCAACGGCGGCCTGCTCGGTATCACCGACCTGCTGTTGCGCGCCCATGTCATGGCCACGTACCTGTCCCGCGACTGGGCGCGCGACTGGGGGTCGCTGCGCAAGTTCGACACCCTCGTGGATGCCCCGCCGGCGCGGCTCGACCTGGGCACCGCCACCCGCAGCGGCCTGTGGTCACCTGGGAAGATCCGCATCGCCCCGTAA
- a CDS encoding DUF1918 domain-containing protein: protein MKADVGDWLVIKGTITDQADQRGLITEVRGTDGAPPYVVRWLGDGHVATVFPGPDALVVTAAQQQHADARARQRVASMQAELGHHPRSG, encoded by the coding sequence GTGAAGGCCGACGTGGGCGACTGGCTCGTGATCAAGGGCACGATCACGGATCAAGCGGATCAGCGCGGCCTGATCACCGAGGTCCGCGGCACCGACGGCGCGCCGCCGTATGTGGTGCGCTGGCTTGGCGACGGCCATGTGGCAACGGTGTTTCCCGGCCCAGATGCCCTCGTCGTCACGGCGGCACAACAGCAACACGCGGACGCCCGCGCCCGGCAGCGAGTCGCCTCGATGCAGGCCGAACTTGGTCACCATCCTCGTAGCGGCTAG
- a CDS encoding acyl-CoA dehydrogenase family protein: MSEYDPEPVDRLPYSTPEKSRRYQTDRYRGAAGLNWYHTDPTLQATMAYYLQPNELTVVEPHLTRIGQLMGGPVARWADETDRNPPRLERYDRWGHDISQVVMPASFIESKRAVLDAQSALRTEARRASLSSSLAMFASNYLLNQADIGMGCALGTGGGMVQSLVAAYAPADVREHVLAKFDSGEWAGETAQLLTERTGGSDLGALETTARRTGAGDGAWLLNGFKWFASNCAGEAFVVLAKPEGAPDSTRGVANFLVLRTRRDGSRNGIRVRRLKDKLGTRSVASGEVEFVDAEAFLLSGEPTGPEAAAGPSDGKGLGRMMELTNAARLGIALFALGNARRALVESLCYARQRQAFGGALIDKPLMRRKLAELIVDVEAAQALVFDGTGATNHRQPRRMRQRIAVPVTKLKVCRLGITAASDAIEIHGGNGYIESWPVARLLRDAQVNTIWEGPDNILCLDVRRGIEQNQAHETLLARLRDAVSVSNDDETTRLVTGRIEDLDATITAWAKLDRQVAEARLFPLAQFMGDVYAAALLTEQTAWEREARGTDRKALVARLYAGRYLADRGPLRGIDADTDEALDRFDELADGAFTDHP, encoded by the coding sequence ATGAGCGAGTACGACCCAGAGCCCGTCGACCGGTTGCCCTACTCGACGCCGGAGAAGTCACGGCGGTACCAAACCGACCGCTATCGCGGTGCCGCAGGACTCAATTGGTACCACACCGATCCCACTCTGCAAGCCACGATGGCGTACTACCTGCAGCCCAACGAGCTGACGGTGGTGGAACCGCACTTGACGCGCATCGGTCAGTTAATGGGCGGGCCGGTCGCACGGTGGGCTGACGAGACCGACCGCAATCCGCCCCGGCTGGAGCGCTACGACCGCTGGGGACACGACATCAGCCAGGTCGTGATGCCCGCCTCATTCATCGAGTCCAAACGCGCGGTGCTGGATGCCCAGAGCGCGCTGCGGACCGAAGCCCGCCGGGCCTCGCTGAGTTCGTCGTTGGCGATGTTTGCCTCCAACTACCTGCTCAACCAGGCAGACATTGGAATGGGCTGCGCGCTCGGCACCGGCGGTGGCATGGTGCAGTCGCTGGTAGCTGCGTACGCGCCGGCCGACGTGCGGGAGCACGTGCTGGCCAAGTTCGATTCCGGTGAATGGGCCGGTGAAACAGCGCAGCTGCTGACCGAACGAACCGGGGGCTCCGACCTGGGAGCTCTCGAGACGACGGCTCGACGGACCGGCGCCGGGGACGGCGCCTGGCTGCTCAACGGCTTCAAGTGGTTTGCATCGAACTGCGCCGGCGAGGCATTCGTCGTCCTCGCCAAACCCGAAGGCGCCCCGGATTCGACCCGTGGCGTCGCCAATTTCCTGGTGTTGCGGACCCGCCGCGACGGCTCCCGTAACGGGATACGGGTCCGTCGCCTCAAAGACAAGCTCGGCACCCGATCGGTCGCGTCCGGTGAGGTCGAATTCGTCGACGCCGAAGCGTTCTTGCTGTCCGGCGAGCCCACCGGCCCAGAGGCCGCAGCCGGCCCGTCCGACGGCAAGGGCCTTGGCCGCATGATGGAGTTGACCAACGCCGCGCGGCTAGGCATCGCGCTCTTCGCGCTCGGCAACGCACGCCGCGCCTTGGTGGAGTCGCTGTGCTACGCACGGCAGCGCCAGGCGTTCGGCGGGGCGCTGATCGACAAACCGCTGATGCGCCGCAAGCTGGCCGAGCTGATCGTCGACGTTGAAGCCGCCCAAGCCCTGGTGTTCGACGGCACTGGCGCCACCAACCACCGCCAGCCCCGGAGGATGCGACAACGTATCGCCGTGCCGGTCACCAAGCTGAAGGTCTGCCGCCTGGGCATCACCGCGGCATCAGACGCGATCGAGATCCACGGCGGCAACGGGTATATCGAAAGCTGGCCGGTGGCGCGGTTGCTGCGCGACGCACAGGTCAACACCATCTGGGAGGGCCCCGACAACATCCTGTGTCTCGATGTGCGTCGGGGTATCGAGCAGAACCAGGCCCACGAGACCCTGTTGGCGCGGCTGCGTGATGCGGTGTCGGTGTCCAACGACGACGAGACGACGCGCCTGGTCACCGGCCGCATCGAGGATCTCGATGCGACAATCACCGCATGGGCCAAACTCGACAGGCAGGTGGCCGAGGCACGGCTGTTCCCGCTAGCCCAATTCATGGGCGACGTCTACGCGGCTGCGTTGCTCACCGAGCAGACCGCGTGGGAACGAGAAGCCCGCGGCACCGACCGAAAAGCGCTCGTCGCCCGGCTGTACGCGGGCCGGTATCTAGCCGACCGTGGGCCGCTGCGCGGCATCGACGCTGACACGGACGAGGCCCTGGATCGATTCGACGAACTCGCAGACGGTGCTTTCACGGACCATCCGTAG
- a CDS encoding MBL fold metallo-hydrolase: MKIQIGSTTVTSVYEQDVIGLSNTIPSAAPDALAELAWLDDRFVDATGELLGVVQAFVVEHGGKLVVVDTCVGDNKENVVVPEWAHRRTGFLERFLKAGFNPADVDAVVCTHLHMDHVGWNTFLDGDRWKPTFPNSRYLFARREHDHWRAQSQSSPTDPSDVGGDLEPWAQRVSKTQVAVYQESVQPIVDAGLALLVDMDHVLVPGLRLVPTPGHTPGHVAVEITSGGEKAFLSGDSFHHPCQIAHPEWANAADENPAASTGTRRMVLHELADSETLFIGSHFPEPVAGTIARDADSYRFDTRA; this comes from the coding sequence ATGAAGATTCAGATCGGCTCGACGACAGTTACCTCGGTCTATGAGCAGGACGTCATCGGGTTGTCGAACACCATCCCGAGCGCAGCGCCCGACGCCCTTGCCGAACTAGCGTGGCTGGACGATCGTTTCGTCGATGCAACCGGTGAACTGCTTGGGGTCGTGCAGGCATTCGTTGTTGAGCACGGCGGCAAGCTTGTCGTGGTCGACACCTGTGTCGGCGATAACAAGGAAAACGTGGTGGTTCCCGAATGGGCGCACCGGCGGACCGGGTTCCTCGAACGCTTCCTGAAAGCTGGCTTCAACCCTGCCGATGTCGACGCCGTGGTGTGCACCCATCTGCACATGGATCACGTCGGCTGGAACACCTTCCTCGACGGCGACCGCTGGAAGCCGACGTTTCCCAACTCGCGATATCTCTTCGCTCGCCGGGAGCATGACCATTGGAGGGCGCAAAGTCAGTCGTCGCCCACTGATCCGAGCGATGTCGGCGGCGACCTGGAGCCGTGGGCGCAGCGAGTGAGTAAGACCCAGGTTGCTGTCTACCAGGAATCGGTGCAGCCCATTGTCGATGCCGGTCTTGCGCTGCTCGTCGACATGGACCACGTATTGGTACCAGGATTGCGGCTTGTCCCCACACCCGGGCACACGCCGGGCCATGTGGCAGTCGAAATCACCTCCGGCGGCGAGAAAGCGTTCCTCTCCGGTGACAGCTTCCACCACCCATGTCAGATCGCTCATCCCGAATGGGCCAACGCGGCCGATGAGAACCCCGCGGCCAGCACCGGCACGAGGCGCATGGTTCTTCACGAACTCGCCGATTCCGAGACGCTCTTCATTGGCAGCCACTTCCCGGAACCCGTCGCTGGCACCATCGCCCGCGACGCTGACTCCTACCGGTTCGACACCAGAGCCTGA